In the Gossypium arboreum isolate Shixiya-1 chromosome 10, ASM2569848v2, whole genome shotgun sequence genome, one interval contains:
- the LOC108451607 gene encoding cucumisin-like, which yields MGNLPKGKVSTTSLHTSMLHEVLPSSTVGSEVLLYSYHRSFNGFAAKLTKDEAAKLREKDGVVSVFRSQKKQLHTTRSWDFMGFNKKVKRSIIESDIIVGMLDTGIWPESQSFNYTGLGPIPKKWKGTCQSSANFTCNRKIIGAKYYRANGDISPYDYKSPRDSEGHGTHTSSTAAGGLVSKASLYGIAKGTARGGVPSARIAVYKICWSDGCYDEDILAAFDDAIADGVDIISLSVGSFFSSEYFDDTIAIGAFHSMKNGVLTSNSAGNSGPILSSITNFSPWSLSVAASTIDRKFITKVKLGNGKIYEGTSINTFDLKGKMYPFIAGAAAPNTSQGYTSEDSRFCGPGTLNETLVKGKIVFCDYDSDGTGPAEAGAIGAVFQSGVYKDYVFPYSLPLSNLNLDDGRNVLNYVNTTENPTATIFKTNVEDDQFAPFVVSFSSRGPNPATPDILKPDVTAPGVDILAAWSEAVPLTETKDDTRIVPYNIISGTSMSCPHATGAAAYVKSFHPTWSPAAIKSALMTTAFPMSSKNNLEAEFAYGAGHINPAQAAQPGLVYDAGEIDYVKFLCGQGYTPKQLKLITESNFTCSEETNGAVWDLNYPSFTLSTSTGNSITRVFHRTVTNVGSPVSTYKVVVNAPPGLIIQVQPSVLSFKSLGQKLTFIVTVGAEIGNSMISGSLIWDDGVHQVRSPIVAYASLVE from the exons ATGGGGAACCTGCCAAAGGGCAAGGTTTCAACTACAAGCCTTCACACCAGTATGCTTCATGAAGTTCTTCCCAG CAGTACAGTTGGATCCGAAGTTTTGCTCTACAGCTACCACAGGAGCTTCAATGGATTTGCTGCCAAATTGACCAAAGATGAAGCAGCTAAACTGAGAG AAAAAGATGGGGTGGTATCAGTTTTCCGTAGCCAAAAGAAGCAGCTTCACACAACAAGGTCATGGGACTTTATGGGATTCAACAAAAAGGTGAAAAGATCAATTATCGAAAGCGACATTATCGTCGGAATGCTTGATACTGGGATTTGGCCAGAATCTCAAAGCTTTAACTACACCGGACTCGGTCCGATTCCCAAAAAATGGAAAGGCACCTGCCAAAGCTCAGCCAATTTCACTTGCAATAG GAAAATAATTGGAGCCAAGTATTATCGAGCTAATGGAGATATCAGTCCATACGATTACAAATCCCCGAGAGACTCCGAAGGTCACGGGACACATACTTCATCAACAGCTGCCGGTGGCTTAGTTAGCAAGGCAAGCTTATACGGGATAGCCAAAGGGACAGCTCGTGGTGGGGTGCCATCGGCTCGCATAGCAGTTTACAAAATTTGTTGGTCCGATGGTTGTTATGATGAAGACATTCTCGCAGCGTTTGACGATGCGATAGCCGATGGCGTCGACATAATCTCCCTTTCTGTTGGGAGTTTCTTCTCATCGGAGTATTTTGATGATACGATTGCTATCGGAGCTTTCCATTCGATGAAAAATGGTGTCTTGACATCGAATTCTGCAGGTAATAGCGGTCCTATTCTGTCATCAATTACAAACTTTTCGCCTTGGTCTTTATCAGTAGCTGCTAGTACCATTGATAGAAAGTTTATCACTAAGGTCAAGCTTGGAAATGGGAAGATCTATGAG GGAACCTCCATAAACACATTTGATCTAAAGGGAAAAATGTACCCGTTTATCGCCGGTGCAGCTGCTCCGAACACGTCTCAAGGTTATACATCCGAGGATTCAAG GTTTTGCGGTCCAGGAACATTGAACGAAACCTTAGTGAAAGGCAAAATTGTTTTCTGCGACTATGATAGCGACGGTACAGGTCCGGCCGAAGCCGGTGCCATCGGTGCAGTGTTTCAAAGCGGCGTATACAAAGATTATGTTTTTCCTTATAGTTTACCTCTTTCGAACTTGAACTTGGATGATGGAAGGAATGTTTTAAATTACGTGAACACAACAGA AAACCCCACCGCAACAATATTCAAGACTAATGTTGAAGATGATCAATTCGCTCCGTTCGTTGTATCATTTTCATCACGAGGTCCTAACCCTGCTACACCAGACATCCTTAAG CCTGATGTTACAGCACCTGGGGTTGACATTTTAGCAGCATGGTCTGAAGCTGTCCCATTGACAGAAACTAAGGATGATACAAGAATTGTTCCTTACAACATTATTTCAGGCACATCCATGTCATGTCCCCATGCAACTGGTGCAGCCGCTTATGTTAAATCATTTCATCCAACATGGTCCCCTGCTGCCATTAAATCTGCCCTAATGACAACAGCTTTTCCAATGAGTTCCAAGAACAACCTCGAAGCCGAATTCGCATACGGTGCAGGTCATATAAACCCTGCACAAGCAGCCCAACCAGGATTGGTATACGATGCCGGCGAGATCGATTATGTTAAATTTTTGTGTGGACAAGGATATACCCCTAAACAACTCAAGCTCATAACCGAAAGCAACTTCACTTGTTCCGAAGAAACAAACGGAGCGGTGTGGGATCTAAATTATCCTTCTTTCACATTATCCACAAGTACCGGAAATTCAATCACTCGAGTCTTTCATCGGACGGTGACGAACGTTGGGTCGCCAGTGTCAACATACAAGGTGGTCGTTAATGCCCCACCGGGTCTCATAATTCAGGTTCAACCAAGTGTACTTTCTTTCAAATCTCTTGGCCAAAAGCTAACGTTTATTGTGACAGTGGGAGCTGAAATTGGAAATTCAATGATATCTGGTTCATTGATTTGGGATGATGGAGTGCATCAAGTGAGGAGCCCCATTGTTGCTTATGCTTCCTTAGTGGAGTGA
- the LOC108451605 gene encoding cucumisin-like, whose product MFMSCSHGSSDNRQVYIVYMGSLPKGKVSTTSLHTSMLHEVLPGNTVGSDVLLYSYHRSFNGFAAKLTKDEAAKLRGKDGVVSVFLSRRKQLHTSRSWDFMGFNRKVKRSVIESDIIVGMLDTGIWPESQSFNDAGFGPIPRKWRGTCQSSTNFTCNNKIIGARYYRGKGDYSPYDYRSPRDSEGHGTHTSSTAAGGLVSKASLYGLAKGTARGGVPSARIAVYKICWYDGCYDEDILAAFDDAIADGVDIISLSVGSISWSDYFDDTIAIGAFHSMKNGILTSNSAGNSGPSPSSITNFSPWSLSVAASTIDRKFVTKVKLGNGLIYEGTSINTFDLKGKMYPFITGAAAPNTSQGYTSEDSRYCGPGTLDENLVKGKIVFCDYESNADGPVQAGAIGAVFQSGRHKDYAFAYGLPLSNLNLDDGRIVFDYVNTTENPTATIFKTNAEDNQFAPFVVSFSSRGPNPVTADILKPDLTAPGVNILAAWSEAVPLTETEDDTRVVSYNIISGTSMSCPHATGAAAYVKSFHPTWSPAAIKSALMTTAFPMSSENNIEAEFAYGAGHINPALATRPGLIFDAGEIDFVKFLCGQGYSPKQIKLITESNTKCSEVMNEAVWDLNYPSFALSTTPGDSVTRVFHRTATNVGSPLSTYKGVVNAPPGLIIQVQPSVLSFESLGQKQSFTVTIKAQLGNSMVSGSLIWDDGVHQVRSPIVAYASLLE is encoded by the exons ATGTTTATGTCGTGCAGCCATGGTTCCTCTGATAACAGGCAGGTTTACATTGTTTACATGGGGAGCCTGCCAAAGGGCAAGGTTTCAACTACAAGCCTTCACACCAGTATGCTTCATGAAGTTCTTCCCGG CAATACTGTTGGATCAGATGTTTTGCTCTACAGCTACCACAGGAGCTTCAATGGCTTCGCTGCAAAATTGACCAAAGATGAAGCAGCTAAACTGAGAG GAAAAGATGGGGTGGTATCAGTTTTTCTTAGCCGAAGAAAGCAACTTCATACATCAAGGTCTTGGGACTTTATGGGATTCAACAGAAAAGTGAAAAGATCGGTTATCGAAAGCGATATCATAGTCGGAATGCTTGACACCGGGATTTGGCCTGAATCTCAAAGCTTTAATGATGCTGGATTCGGTCCGATTCCGAGAAAATGGAGAGGAACATGTCAAAGCTCAACCAATTTCACTTGCAACAA CAAAATAATTGGAGCTAGATATTACCGAGGTAAAGGAGATTACAGTCCGTACGATTACAGATCGCCGAGAGACTCCGAAGGTCACGGGACTCATACTTCATCGACGGCTGCTGGTGGATTAGTTAGCAAGGCGAGCTTATACGGATTAGCCAAAGGGACGGCTCGTGGTGGGGTGCCATCGGCACGCATTGCGGTTTACAAGATTTGTTGGTACGATGGTTGCTATGACGAAGACATTCTTGCAGCGTTTGACGATGCAATAGCTGATGGCGTCGACATAATCTCGCTTTCGGTCGGGAGTATTTCCTGGTCAGATTATTTTGATGATACGATTGCTATTGGAGCTTTCCATTCGATGAAAAATGGTATCTTGACATCGAATTCTGCCGGTAATAGTGGTCCCAGTCCGTCGTCAATTACAAACTTTTCGCCTTGGTCTTTATCGGTGGCTGCTAGTACCATTGATAGAAAGTTTGTCACTAAGGTCAAGCTCGGCAATGGTCTGATCTATGAG GGAACCTCTATAAACACATTCGATCTGAAGGGAAAAATGTACCCTTTCATCACCGGTGCAGCTGCTCCTAACACGTCGCAAGGTTATACATCCGAGGACTCGAG GTATTGCGGTCCGGGTACATTGGATGAAAACTTAGTGAAAGGAAAAATAGTTTTCTGCGATTACGAGAGCAATGCCGATGGTCCGGTCCAAGCCGGTGCCATCGGTGCCGTGTTCCAGAGTGGCAGGCACAAAGATTATGCTTTCGCTTACGGTTTACCTCTTTCGAACTTGAACTTGGATGACGGAAGAATTGTTTTCGATTACGTGAACACAACAGA AAACCCAACTGCAACAATATTCAAGACAAATGCCGAAGATAATCAGTTCGCTCCATTCGTTGTTTCATTTTCATCAAGAGGGCCGAACCCTGTCACAGCAGACATCCTCAAG CCTGATCTTACAGCACCTGGGGTCAACATTTTAGCAGCATGGTCTGAAGCTGTCCCATTGACAGAAACCGAAGACGATACAAGAGTTGTTTCCTACAACATTATTTCAGGCACATCCATGTCATGTCCCCATGCGACCGGTGCAGCCGCTTATGTTAAATCATTTCATCCAACATGGTCCCCTGCCGCCATTAAATCTGCTTTAATGACAACAGCTTTTCCGATGAGTTCCGAGAACAACATCGAAGCTGAGTTTGCATACGGTGCAGGCCATATAAACCCTGCACTAGCAACCCGACCCGGATTGATATTCGATGCTGGGGAGATTGATTTTGTTAAATTCTTGTGTGGACAAGGATATAGTCCTAAACAAATCAAGCTCATAACCGAAAGTAACACCAAATGTTCAGAAGTAATGAATGAAGCTGTGTGGGATCTAAACTACCCTTCTTTCGCACTATCCACAACTCCCGGAGATTCGGTCACACGAGTCTTTCATCGGACAGCGACGAACGTTGGCTCGCCACTGTCGACTTACAAGGGGGTCGTTAATGCTCCACCAGGACTCATAATTCAAGTTCAACCTAGTGTGCTTTCTTTCGAATCTCTTGGCCAAAAGCAATCTTTTACTGTGACCATCAAAGCACAACTCGGGAACTCTATGGTCTCCGGTTCTTTGATTTGGGACGACGGAGTGCATCAAGTGAGGAGCCCAATCGTGGCTTATGCTTCCTTACTcgaatga